In a single window of the Actinomycetes bacterium genome:
- a CDS encoding helix-turn-helix transcriptional regulator produces MNVVCQLDQLLADRGMTVAELSQRVGVTPVNLSILKNNRAKAIRFSTLIALCEVLGVQVGDLFAIEPDPSSPTTKGDPS; encoded by the coding sequence ATGAACGTGGTCTGCCAACTCGACCAACTACTCGCTGATCGAGGGATGACGGTGGCCGAACTCTCGCAACGAGTCGGCGTCACCCCCGTCAACTTGAGCATCTTGAAGAACAACCGGGCCAAAGCGATCCGGTTTAGCACCCTGATCGCGCTGTGCGAGGTCCTGGGAGTCCAGGTCGGCGACCTCTTCGCCATCGAGCCGGATCCGTCTTCCCCCACCACGAAAGGAGATCCGTCATGA
- a CDS encoding TIGR00266 family protein, whose amino-acid sequence MHSEIKFSPSFASAEVTLSPGEACKAEAGAMLGMAGVEIETSTQGGLMKGLKRSVLGGESFFMNTFTAGNAGGTVTFAPTLPGDIVSWQLTGQTVYLQSGAYLASAMGIEVDTKFGGGKTFFSSEGLFILKCSGHGELLVSSYGAIDAKQLAAGESYTVDTGHMVGWSEGVQYNVRKVGNWKSTFLSGEGLVVDLTGPGVIYTQTRSQDAFLDWLLPKIPSSSN is encoded by the coding sequence ATGCACTCGGAGATCAAGTTTTCACCGTCGTTTGCTTCTGCCGAGGTGACGCTTAGTCCGGGCGAGGCCTGCAAGGCTGAGGCCGGCGCGATGCTGGGTATGGCGGGGGTGGAGATTGAGACCAGCACCCAGGGCGGATTGATGAAGGGCCTGAAGCGGTCGGTACTCGGCGGCGAGTCGTTCTTTATGAACACCTTCACTGCCGGAAACGCTGGCGGCACTGTCACCTTTGCGCCGACGCTGCCGGGTGACATTGTGTCCTGGCAATTGACGGGCCAGACGGTCTACCTCCAGTCCGGTGCCTACCTCGCTTCCGCGATGGGAATCGAGGTCGACACCAAATTCGGGGGTGGCAAGACCTTCTTCAGCAGCGAGGGGCTGTTCATCCTGAAATGCTCCGGACATGGTGAACTGCTGGTTTCGTCGTATGGCGCCATCGATGCCAAACAGTTGGCGGCCGGGGAGAGTTACACCGTCGACACCGGGCACATGGTCGGTTGGTCTGAGGGAGTGCAATACAACGTCCGCAAGGTGGGCAACTGGAAATCTACCTTCCTGTCCGGTGAGGGCCTAGTGGTGGACTTGACCGGACCGGGCGTGATCTACACCCAGACTCGCTCCCAAGACGCCTTCCTGGACTGGCTGCTGCCCAAAATTCCCTCATCCAGCAACTAA
- the ilvN gene encoding acetolactate synthase small subunit: MSRHTLSVLVEDVPGVLARIAGLFSRRGFNIESLAVGPTEKDGVSRMTIVVSVADLPLEQVTKQLNKLVNVIKIVELEDANSVQRELIMVKVASTNDSRSHILETVNLFRAKVVDVAPDALTVEATGDHGKLDALLRVLEPFGIKELVQSGAVAVSRGTKGMSERQLRSA; encoded by the coding sequence ATGTCACGGCACACATTGTCTGTTCTGGTGGAGGACGTCCCGGGCGTGCTCGCCCGCATTGCTGGGCTGTTCTCCCGGCGTGGCTTTAACATCGAAAGCCTGGCGGTCGGCCCGACCGAGAAGGATGGCGTATCTCGGATGACCATCGTGGTCAGCGTGGCGGATCTGCCGCTGGAACAGGTCACCAAGCAGCTAAACAAGCTGGTGAACGTCATCAAGATCGTGGAGTTGGAAGACGCCAACAGCGTCCAGCGGGAACTGATCATGGTCAAAGTGGCCAGCACCAACGACAGCCGCAGCCACATCCTGGAAACCGTGAACCTGTTCCGGGCCAAGGTCGTGGATGTGGCACCCGATGCGCTGACAGTCGAAGCGACCGGCGACCACGGCAAGCTCGATGCCTTGCTGCGGGTGCTGGAACCGTTTGGCATCAAAGAACTCGTGCAGTCCGGTGCCGTGGCGGTCAGCCGTGGCACCAAAGGCATGAGTGAACGCCAGCTTCGCAGCGCTTGA
- a CDS encoding pentapeptide repeat-containing protein — MAAKATKKRGIKVEDASVSADGRLVTARLKWDARLRKRDGNNHRFHMRLVAVKKNGKAHELDQFSTKKLKAKHSNVVTNLGRKKAKRARNAHGLVLSLTQQHDHPDDGDKLYESTFVTTISAVNRSAWPPEPPRVVFNDPKQFGMKDCKDVKLQPGADLTSCYLAQAHLERADLSGAILSNTDLSRTKLSGANLSGAKVTGCTDRRGISLLMPLQECIDPPLFTVDFEGADLTNADLRGAQLPLATFGRAKLDSAKLYGAEMSHANFLYTDLTRADLRNMNLQEASMVNVNLTDANLTSAHMFSAWLDKATLTRANLTSANLAHAYLNSANVTHANLTKTNLTQADLRAKLMYANLTEANLTEADLPYADLTGANLYGADMTGAKLELPGFSSSRSRFCNTTMPDGRINNDSC; from the coding sequence ATGGCAGCGAAAGCGACCAAGAAGCGTGGCATCAAAGTCGAAGACGCATCCGTTTCCGCGGATGGTCGACTGGTTACCGCCAGGCTGAAATGGGACGCCCGGCTGCGCAAGCGTGACGGCAACAATCACCGCTTCCATATGCGCCTTGTCGCGGTCAAGAAGAATGGGAAGGCCCATGAACTGGACCAGTTCTCGACCAAAAAACTGAAGGCGAAACACAGCAACGTCGTAACCAACCTGGGGCGCAAGAAAGCCAAGCGGGCTCGCAACGCACACGGCCTCGTATTGAGCCTCACTCAACAGCACGACCATCCCGACGACGGCGACAAGCTGTATGAAAGCACTTTTGTCACAACCATCAGCGCCGTTAACCGAAGCGCCTGGCCGCCGGAACCCCCGCGCGTGGTCTTCAACGACCCCAAGCAGTTCGGTATGAAGGATTGTAAGGACGTCAAGTTACAACCCGGAGCGGACCTGACCTCCTGCTACCTGGCTCAGGCGCATCTGGAGCGAGCAGACCTGTCCGGTGCGATCCTGTCGAACACGGACCTGTCCCGCACCAAACTATCCGGGGCGAACCTGTCCGGCGCTAAGGTGACCGGATGCACCGACAGGAGGGGGATTTCTCTATTGATGCCGTTGCAGGAGTGCATTGATCCACCACTCTTTACAGTGGACTTTGAAGGCGCGGACCTGACCAACGCCGACCTGCGCGGCGCACAGCTACCCCTCGCTACCTTCGGCAGAGCCAAACTCGACAGCGCGAAACTGTACGGCGCGGAAATGTCCCACGCGAACTTTCTCTACACGGACCTGACCCGCGCGGATCTGAGAAACATGAACCTGCAAGAAGCGTCAATGGTCAATGTAAACCTGACCGACGCGAACCTCACCAGCGCGCACATGTTTTCCGCCTGGTTAGACAAGGCGACCTTGACCAGAGCCAATCTCACTTCCGCGAACCTAGCCCACGCGTACCTGAACAGCGCAAACGTGACCCACGCGAACCTGACCAAAACGAACCTGACCCAGGCGGACCTGCGCGCGAAGCTCATGTACGCGAACCTGACCGAAGCGAACCTGACCGAAGCGGACCTGCCGTACGCGGACCTAACCGGCGCGAATCTGTACGGCGCGGACATGACCGGCGCGAAATTGGAGTTACCCGGCTTTAGTAGCTCTAGGTCGCGCTTCTGCAACACCACCATGCCGGACGGTCGCATCAACAACGACAGTTGCTGA
- the ilvC gene encoding ketol-acid reductoisomerase, whose protein sequence is MATLFYDNDADLSIIQNRVVAILGYGSQGHAHALSLRDSGVDVRVGLKEGSGSRAKAEAEGLRVVDPATASAEADVIMVLVPDPAQRDLYNEAIAPNLQDGDALFFAHGFNIRFGYIKPPATVDVAMVAPKGPGHLVRREYAAGRGVPAIIAVEQDATGQAWPLALSYAKAIGSLRAGGIKTTFTEETETDLFGEQAVLCGGASQLVQYGFETLVEAGYQPEVAYFECLHELKLIVDLMYEGGIAKQRWSVSDTAEYGDYVSGPRVIDPRVKENMQAVLADIQSGEFADRFIKDQDAGGPEFLELRAKGEQHPIEGTGRDLRKLMAWVEGDDEDYVEGTAAR, encoded by the coding sequence GTGGCCACGCTGTTCTACGACAATGACGCTGACCTGTCGATCATCCAAAATCGGGTGGTTGCGATCTTGGGCTATGGCTCCCAGGGTCACGCCCACGCGCTCAGCCTTCGCGACTCCGGCGTCGATGTCCGGGTCGGTTTGAAGGAAGGCTCCGGCAGTCGGGCCAAGGCTGAGGCTGAAGGGTTGCGGGTCGTGGACCCCGCCACTGCGTCCGCCGAGGCTGACGTGATCATGGTGCTGGTGCCGGATCCGGCCCAGCGCGACCTCTACAACGAGGCGATTGCCCCCAACCTGCAAGATGGTGATGCGCTGTTCTTTGCGCACGGCTTCAATATTCGGTTCGGCTACATCAAGCCACCGGCCACAGTGGATGTGGCCATGGTCGCCCCCAAGGGTCCCGGCCACCTGGTGCGTCGCGAGTACGCGGCCGGTCGTGGCGTGCCCGCCATCATCGCGGTGGAGCAGGACGCTACCGGTCAGGCCTGGCCGCTGGCGCTGTCATACGCCAAGGCGATCGGTTCGCTGCGTGCGGGTGGTATTAAGACCACCTTCACCGAGGAGACCGAGACGGACCTGTTCGGTGAGCAGGCAGTGCTGTGCGGCGGTGCTTCGCAGTTGGTGCAGTACGGCTTCGAAACCCTGGTCGAGGCTGGCTACCAGCCTGAGGTCGCCTACTTCGAGTGCCTGCACGAGCTAAAGCTCATCGTGGACCTGATGTACGAGGGCGGTATCGCCAAGCAGCGCTGGAGCGTTTCCGACACCGCCGAGTACGGCGACTATGTCTCCGGACCCCGAGTGATCGATCCGCGGGTGAAGGAGAACATGCAGGCGGTGCTCGCCGACATTCAGTCCGGTGAGTTCGCTGATCGGTTCATCAAGGACCAAGATGCTGGCGGCCCGGAGTTCCTGGAGTTGCGCGCCAAGGGCGAGCAGCACCCGATTGAGGGCACCGGTCGTGACCTACGCAAGCTGATGGCTTGGGTCGAAGGCGACGACGAGGACTACGTCGAAGGCACCGCTGCCCGCTGA
- a CDS encoding DUF2975 domain-containing protein has product MAGEEQSHSTAERFGQPIALVLWLGAAVALVTAIALPVQQLLQSGGAATLDIDNPGSRELLATVPGLPPNTYLEPPYNGLTVNVVVESDPTGEPIPWTLRLLTDLGTSMWAAGLGIVAALLAILLTRIAAGNPFHRGNASLLRWLALTIAVASAGADTLNLLAAHAFVDYLDLSAPLEAVHYYSIPPFFLALLILLLASAFARGRALQEDVEGLV; this is encoded by the coding sequence ATGGCCGGTGAAGAACAGTCGCACAGCACCGCAGAACGATTCGGTCAGCCGATTGCGTTGGTGCTGTGGCTGGGTGCAGCGGTAGCGCTGGTCACAGCGATAGCACTACCGGTACAGCAACTGCTGCAGTCCGGTGGTGCTGCGACGCTGGACATCGACAACCCCGGTAGCCGCGAACTCCTTGCAACCGTGCCCGGGCTACCCCCAAATACCTACCTGGAACCGCCCTACAACGGCTTGACGGTCAACGTGGTGGTCGAGTCAGACCCCACCGGTGAGCCGATCCCCTGGACTTTGCGACTACTCACTGATCTCGGGACCTCGATGTGGGCGGCAGGTCTGGGAATAGTGGCAGCGTTGCTCGCGATCCTGCTGACCCGCATCGCCGCTGGGAACCCCTTCCACCGAGGCAATGCGTCATTGTTGCGGTGGCTCGCCCTGACGATCGCGGTGGCCAGCGCTGGCGCAGACACCCTCAACTTGCTCGCGGCCCACGCCTTTGTGGACTACCTGGATCTATCCGCGCCACTGGAAGCGGTTCATTACTACTCGATTCCACCGTTTTTCCTGGCGCTACTGATCTTGCTGTTGGCGTCAGCCTTTGCCCGCGGTCGTGCGCTGCAAGAAGACGTTGAGGGGCTGGTGTGA
- a CDS encoding SDR family NAD(P)-dependent oxidoreductase, translated as MTTVLITGSTDGIGLRTAQVLAAQGVDVMVHGRSQERVEAAVASIGDRAVAGLVADLSDLDQVPELAGAASAADVLINNAGVYERERVTNADGEEIMWTVNHMAPSLLTALLLPTMPERGRVIFLSSTAHGRGKFDLDDPGYAERRYNHFRAHMTTKLANLLMAREWARRQDRVDFYAVHPGVIGTKLMTTGFRKDGVNSLDEGAAAVTFAALDPSLVGQSGAFLAENAITEPTGPGLDNELAAEVFDYTMEQLGLPH; from the coding sequence ATGACCACTGTTCTCATCACCGGATCCACTGACGGCATTGGGCTACGGACGGCACAAGTCCTTGCGGCGCAAGGAGTCGACGTTATGGTTCATGGCCGGTCGCAAGAAAGAGTGGAAGCCGCGGTGGCCAGCATCGGTGATCGGGCAGTAGCGGGACTTGTAGCCGACCTATCCGACCTCGACCAGGTCCCCGAACTAGCAGGTGCAGCCAGTGCAGCCGATGTGCTGATCAACAACGCTGGCGTGTACGAGCGGGAACGAGTGACCAATGCCGACGGCGAAGAAATCATGTGGACGGTCAACCATATGGCGCCATCGTTGCTAACTGCGTTGCTGCTGCCGACGATGCCCGAGCGGGGGCGGGTGATCTTCCTATCGTCCACAGCCCACGGTCGGGGCAAGTTCGATCTAGACGACCCCGGCTATGCCGAGCGCCGCTATAACCACTTCCGCGCCCACATGACCACCAAACTGGCCAACCTGCTGATGGCTCGTGAATGGGCGCGGCGACAGGATCGGGTGGATTTCTACGCGGTGCACCCGGGAGTAATTGGCACCAAGTTGATGACCACCGGTTTCCGCAAAGACGGCGTCAACAGCCTGGATGAGGGCGCAGCCGCAGTCACATTCGCCGCCCTTGATCCATCACTGGTAGGTCAGTCCGGCGCATTTCTGGCTGAGAACGCCATCACCGAGCCGACCGGCCCGGGTTTGGACAACGAGTTAGCCGCCGAAGTCTTCGACTACACGATGGAACAGCTAGGGCTGCCCCACTAA